From Etheostoma cragini isolate CJK2018 chromosome 3, CSU_Ecrag_1.0, whole genome shotgun sequence:
aggaccGAGTTGAATCCTACAGTGTATATGGGCcaaagaacccccccccccttgtcagAAAGTGCGCTACTACTAGAAAACCTTGTAACTGCACTTTTCATGTCTATATATGTATAAACCAAACCTTAAACTCTGTTATGTAGAGCAAATCTTTTTTAGCGGCCAAGTAATcccaaaaccattaaaaaatatGGTGACCACTGTaagaaaaaatgtctgttttctgaagttttttttcctaattcTTATTATAACTGTTACAGTGAATTTCATCGATATGAATTTCTGTcgtagtgacaagaaatggcaCATGAACTCTTCTTCATTCAATATGTTCCTACCTCCCAGCCTTGAGTAGGATCATGGAGACAAGGCATGTGCTCTCCTTCATATGGTCCAAAGCGCTCCCCGACGTTTACCCTCCTGCGACTCCAGATGCCAAAGCCTCCGCCCGGAACTGTTGACTCTCGCAGTTCAAAGTCCAGGGGGATGGGCAAATCTTCGTGGGGTAAAAAGATGCTTGGGTGTTGGTATGACAAGAGGTCCTGGGGTGAGGCATCATCATCAGAGAGCAGAGGGGACACTGGGTCCTCTGCCAGGGCCAAGGAAGGTGTGGGATCCCCCTCGGAGCCACATACATCATCTAAGATGTCAGACGGGTGGAGGGCAAACTCATCGTCACCATCACCTGTG
This genomic window contains:
- the LOC117942347 gene encoding histone-lysine N-methyltransferase MECOM-like, translated to MRSKGRARKLATSDGDDEFALHPSDILDDVCGSEGDPTPSLALAEDPVSPLLSDDDASPQDLLSYQHPSIFLPHEDLPIPLDFELRESTVPGGGFGIWSRRRVNVGERFGPYEGEHMPCLHDPTQGWEVGTY